TCCAGCGCCTCGCGGCCCTCGCCCGTGGCCTCCACCGTCATCGCGTAGACGGCCAGCGCCTCGTTGAAGAGCGGGTGGCGGCGGAAGGCGCCCGTCTTGCGGCGGCGCTCCCCGGACAGCGTGCGCTGCATCAGGAGCAGCATGCGGCAGCGCTCGGCGATGCGGCGCGGCAGGCGCGCGGACTCCACGAAGCCCGCCAGCAGGTCCTCGATGACGCGCGACACCGACGCGCGGCCCTCGTCCTGCGTGTCCTCCGGCGGCGGCTGCGCGCGGCTGATGGGCACCAGCAACGTGGCCAGCAGGATGGCGTCGTCCAGCACCTCGCCCGCCGACACGCGCTTATCCAGCGCCTGCGCGAAGGCGTAGAAGGTCTTCTCCCCCTCCTTGCCGTTCTCACGCAGGTACGCGTCCACCGGCGGCAGCAAGATCTTCAGCGCGTCCAGCGCCGCCAGCAGCTTCAGCGCCGGGGCGGACACGCCGCCGCGGATGAGCCGGAACGTCTCCTCCAGGAGGCGTGCGGGCGCGCAGCGCGGCAGGTCCTCCACCGCGCCTTCCATCGCCGCGTACGTGCGCGACTCGATGTCCAGGTCCAGCTTCGCCGCGAAGCGCACCGCGCGCAGGATGCGCACCGGGTCCTCGCGCATGCGGATCTCCGGGTCGCCAATCGTCCGGATGAAGCGCTCATCCAGGTCGCGCCGGCCGCGCACGTAGTCGATGACCCGGCCTTCGCTCGCGTCGTAGAACAGGCCGTTGATGGTGAAGTCGCGGCGGCGCGCGTCCTGCTGCGCGGTGCCGAAGACGTTGTCGTGGGTGATGAGGAGGTCCTCGCCGCTCTGCCCCTCCTCCGCTCCCGCGCTCGCCGCCGGCTCCAGCTCCGTGGGGTTCGCGCGGAAGGTGGACACCTCCACGATCTTCCCGCCCTTGAAGTAGACGTGCGCCAGCCGGAAGCGCCGGCCGATGAGCCGGCAGTTACGGAAGATGGCGCGCACCTCGCCCGGGTGGGCGCTGGTGGCCACGTCGAAGTCCTTGGGCTTCTTGCCCAGCAGCAGGTCGCGCACGCAGCCGCCCACCAGGTACGCCTGGTGGCCGTGCTGGTGCAGCCGCAGCACCACCTTGAGCGCGTCCGGATCCATCTCGTCCGGGTCGATCTCCGCGGGCTCGCCCGTGCGGGTGGTGGTGGGCGCCTGCAGCTCCGGCTCGTTCGCGGCGGGCTCCGGCTCCGGCTCCAGGATGACGGCCTCGGGCTCCTCGGCCTCGTCACCCGCCTCGGCGGCGGCTTGCGCGTCCTCCGCCTCCGCGGCCTTCAGAGCCTCGGTGGCGGCCCGGATCTCGTCGCTGACCTCGGGGCCGGCGTCCTCGGCGTCGTCATCGTCGTCGAACCCGTCGTCCTCCGCGGCGTCCGCGGCGTAGGGGGGCTCGGAGGGGGCAGGGGCGGCCCGGGAAGGGGTTTCGTGTTCACTGAGGTGCTCGGCGGAGTCCGCGGGCACCTGGGCTTCGGTGCGCTCGCCGCGCTCCTCGGAGCCCGTCAGGTCCAGGGGGGAAGACATGGAAAGTACCTCGTGCGCGGACCCGGAAGCCGTGTCCGCTGCCGCCTCGAAGGAGGCCTCTCCGCGCGCGTCGTCTCCGGGCGCGGCTGGCAGCGTTCCGCCATGGGGCGGGGGATGGGTCGGGTCTCGCGTCATTCGCCTCGGAAGGGCAGCCGTCTAGCACGCATCCTCCCACCCATGGGGGTCGCGGCTAAGGACATTCTTCAGGGACGTCGGGGGTCCACCCGGGGCCCCCTGCCCGCCCGCCGTGCGCCCGCTGCCCGTGGGGAGGCGCTTCCACTGGATAACACCGGGTCCAGGCCGAACCCCGGCCGCCACGGGCCCCTTGAGCTGGAGGGGCCGCAAGGCAGGCAGGCGGCCGAGCATCAAGGCCCGGAGCCTCAGGTGGGCGGCTTCAGGGTGCGCCCCTTGTGGGTCCGGGGCAGCGCGTGGGAGATGAGCGACACGTAGTCCACCGCCTGCACGCGCGGCGGGGGCGGCTGCGTGCCCAGCGCGGCCAGGCGCTTGCTGAACGCGGCCAGGATGTCCGGCATGGGGCGCATGGCCTTGAGCAGCGCGTTGGGGCCCTCCATCGCCTGGGACAGCGCGATGGCCGCCTGCTGCAACGGCAACCCGCGCCTCAGCAGGTCCTGGAACGAGTTCGACAGCGTGATGATGTTGTGCCCCGCCGTCTGCACCATCTCCACGGCGATCTTCAGCACCTGCGGCGCCGTGAGGTGGCCGTCCGCCAGCAGCACCAGCGCCGCCTGGAAGTAGTTGAAGATGGGCACCACGCGCGGGCCGTAGGGCGTGAAGTGCGCGGGCGGCGTCAGCTTGTCCAGGTGGATGAAGATGCGCCGCACGGGGTCCGCGATGGGAATCTTCTTCCACGCCTCGTGCACGCGCGCGGCGTCGTCCGGGTACACCCCGCCCGCCTCCAGCACCTGGGACAGCACGCGCTCGTCCACCCGGCCCGCGATGAGGTCCGCGTAGAGCGAATAGATGAACGCGTCCGCCTCCGCGTCATCACCGAAGAGCACTTCCTCCGCCTCCACCGGCGCGTGGACGCGGCTCTCCAGGATGGCGGGCAGCTTGTAGCCCACCTGGCCGCGCAGCGCCCGGAAGCGCCCACGCAAGAGGTTGCCCACGTTGTCCTTGAGGACGAACTCGTCCCACTGGATGCCGTCCAGCTTGAGCTTCTCCTCCAGCACCGCGCGCATCTGCTTGGGGCTGCCGGACACGATGCACAGCCGCGAGTCCCCCTGCTCCGCCAGCTCGCGGATGAGGGCGGACGCGCCCGGGATGGCGACCTTCTCATGGGCCTTCTGGAACGCCGTGCGGAACAGGTCGCGCAGCGACTCGAAGTCCGTCTGGAGGTACGTCTTGTCCAGGTCCCACCGGTAGATGCGGCGCGGGGGTCGCGGGTCGATGCGGTCCGGCAGGCTCACTTCGCCAGGCCCTCCTGGATGGCGGTGCCCAGCTCGTTCGCCACCGCCTTCGCGGCCACCTTGCCCGCGTTCGCGATGGCGCGCGCCTTGGAGCGGCCGTGCGCCTTGATGAAGATGCGGTCGAACCCCAGGATGGGCGCGCCGCCGTACTGCTCCCAGTCCGTGATGTCCTTGAGCCGCTCGATGCCGGAGGACAGCATGGCCAGGCCCGCGCGCCAGCGCAGGCTCTCCTTGTAGGCGTACTGGGCCAGCTCCATCACCGTGTCGTGCACGCCCTCCAGCATCTTCAGGCACACGTTGCCCACGAAGCCGTCGGTGACGATGACATCCACCGTGCCGCGCGGGATGTCGATGCCCTCCACGTTCCCCGTGAAGTTGAGCCCCGGCATCTGCGACAGCCGCTGGTGCGCCTCCACCACCCGGGGCGGACCCTTCTGGGGCTCCACGCCATTCGACAACAGCGCCACCTTGGGCCGCTCGTTGCGGGAGATGATGCGCGCGTAGGCGCTGCCCATGACGGCGAACGCCACCAGGTCCTCCGCGGTGGCCTCCACCGTGGCGCCCACGTCGAGGATGAGGCTGAACGGGTCCTGCTTCGCGCCTCGCACGCCCCGCGTGGGGTACACCGTAGCCAGGGCCGCGCGGCGCACGCCGGGAATGAGCTGGAAGTGGCGCTTGCACGCGAGCACGCCCGCGCCCGTGTTGCCCGCGGAGACGAGCGCGTGCGCTTCCCCCTCCGCCACCAGCCGGGCGGCCACCGCCACGGAGGACTCGGGCTTGCGCGCCAGCGCCTCGCCGGGCTTCTCGTCCATGCCCACGTAGTCGCCCGCGTGGTGCACGGAGATGCGCTCCCCGTTGTGCTTGATGCCCGCCAAGGCCTCGTCGATGACCGGCCGGTCTCCCACGAGCAACGCGTGGATGTGCGGAGACTCCAGCGAAAGCTGGGCAGCGCCTCGCACCACCTCCGCCGGGCCGTGATCGCTCCCCATCACGTCGAACGCGATGGTGATGTGCTGCGGCTTGCCCACCATGGTCCCCATCCTATGAGCTTTGCTCCGCGCCTGCTCCCGACATTCGCACCTGTGACACCAACGACAGTGCCAAAAGTCCACCCAGCGCCACCAGCACCGCGCCCGTCCCATAAGGCGCCGCCGGGCCCAGTCGTGTGAAGAGCAGGCCGCCCAGCGCGGGCCCCACGATGCGGCCCAGCGAGCCGGACGCCTGATACGCCCCCAGGACCGCCCCCTGCCGCTCCATGGGCGCGTGCAGGGACACCAGCGCGGACAGGCACGGCGTCACCAGCGCGGAGCCCACCGCCAGCAGGCCCATCACCGGGAAGAGCCACCCGTACGACGGCGCCACGGGCAGCAGGGCCAGCCCCACCGCCGTCAGCCCGAAGCCCACCACGGCCACCGGGGCCTCCCGCCCTCCCCTGCCCCCCGAGGCACCTTCCGCCCCTTGGCCCGGCGCGCCATGCGCCGCCACCAACCGGCGCACCAGCCCGCCCTGCACCAGCGCGGACAGCACGCCCACCACCGCGAAGAGCGCCCCGGAGCGCAGGCTCGCCTCCTTGAGGATGGACGCGTCCGGATGCACCGCGTGCACCAGCCACC
The sequence above is drawn from the Corallococcus sp. NCRR genome and encodes:
- the pcnB gene encoding polynucleotide adenylyltransferase PcnB, translating into MSSPLDLTGSEERGERTEAQVPADSAEHLSEHETPSRAAPAPSEPPYAADAAEDDGFDDDDDAEDAGPEVSDEIRAATEALKAAEAEDAQAAAEAGDEAEEPEAVILEPEPEPAANEPELQAPTTTRTGEPAEIDPDEMDPDALKVVLRLHQHGHQAYLVGGCVRDLLLGKKPKDFDVATSAHPGEVRAIFRNCRLIGRRFRLAHVYFKGGKIVEVSTFRANPTELEPAASAGAEEGQSGEDLLITHDNVFGTAQQDARRRDFTINGLFYDASEGRVIDYVRGRRDLDERFIRTIGDPEIRMREDPVRILRAVRFAAKLDLDIESRTYAAMEGAVEDLPRCAPARLLEETFRLIRGGVSAPALKLLAALDALKILLPPVDAYLRENGKEGEKTFYAFAQALDKRVSAGEVLDDAILLATLLVPISRAQPPPEDTQDEGRASVSRVIEDLLAGFVESARLPRRIAERCRMLLLMQRTLSGERRRKTGAFRRHPLFNEALAVYAMTVEATGEGREALEAWQAGEVPPPRAGAAGGADAEGPRRKRRRRRRRRTGNGSGEGGGSNASSGSDAGEG
- a CDS encoding phosphatase domain-containing protein, translating into MSLPDRIDPRPPRRIYRWDLDKTYLQTDFESLRDLFRTAFQKAHEKVAIPGASALIRELAEQGDSRLCIVSGSPKQMRAVLEEKLKLDGIQWDEFVLKDNVGNLLRGRFRALRGQVGYKLPAILESRVHAPVEAEEVLFGDDAEADAFIYSLYADLIAGRVDERVLSQVLEAGGVYPDDAARVHEAWKKIPIADPVRRIFIHLDKLTPPAHFTPYGPRVVPIFNYFQAALVLLADGHLTAPQVLKIAVEMVQTAGHNIITLSNSFQDLLRRGLPLQQAAIALSQAMEGPNALLKAMRPMPDILAAFSKRLAALGTQPPPPRVQAVDYVSLISHALPRTHKGRTLKPPT
- the plsX gene encoding phosphate acyltransferase PlsX, translated to MVGKPQHITIAFDVMGSDHGPAEVVRGAAQLSLESPHIHALLVGDRPVIDEALAGIKHNGERISVHHAGDYVGMDEKPGEALARKPESSVAVAARLVAEGEAHALVSAGNTGAGVLACKRHFQLIPGVRRAALATVYPTRGVRGAKQDPFSLILDVGATVEATAEDLVAFAVMGSAYARIISRNERPKVALLSNGVEPQKGPPRVVEAHQRLSQMPGLNFTGNVEGIDIPRGTVDVIVTDGFVGNVCLKMLEGVHDTVMELAQYAYKESLRWRAGLAMLSSGIERLKDITDWEQYGGAPILGFDRIFIKAHGRSKARAIANAGKVAAKAVANELGTAIQEGLAK